Sequence from the Bremerella volcania genome:
ATGCCGAAGCGCGGTTCGTCGCGAAGAAGGCCACGCAGCTGATCGAAGCAGGCATTCTTCCCGCGGCCATCTCGGTCATCTCTCCTTATGCCGCCCAGGTCCAGCGTCTGCGGAATCTGCTTCCTGAGGGAGTCGAGGCGGACACGGTCGATGGTTTTCAAGGACGCGAAAACGAAGCTGTGATCATTTCGCTGGTCCGTTCGAACACGTCCGGCGAGATCGGCTTTTTGCTCGATACGCGTCGCATGAATGTTGCCCTGACGCGGCCTCGGCGAAAGCTGATCGTCGTGGGGGACAGTTCGACGATTGGTGGTAACTCGTTTTATGGGCGGCTGTTACAGTATGCTGAGGCGGTCGACGGCTGTCACAGCGTGTGGGAAGAATTGGACTAATCCAATAACCCGCTGGTAGTGGTGCCTTCTTTGACTTTGCGCGATAACCAATTTCAGCTATTATAAGAAGTTTACCGCCCCGCCTGAATCTCCTGCCTTCCAGCCGCGGCCAGAAGAGGCTCATTCGCTTTCAAGCAAAAGAGGAATTCATGACAGCTAATCATCGCGTTTCGCGTCGTACGTTTCTGAAAACATCCAGCGCGGCTGCCGGTTTGGCGGCTGCTCCGATGTTTATCCCTTCGACCGCATTCGGTGCCAACGATCGTGTGCTCACCGGTCACATCGGTGTCGGCGGCATGGGCCGAGGCAACCTGGGCAAGTTCCTCGACAACGCCGTGGCCGTGTGCGACGTCGACTCAAAGCATGCCGAGAATGCCGCGAAGATCGTGCTCGATAAAAAGGATCGCAAGGTCGACGTCTTCGGCGACTACCGCAAGCTGCTGGATCGCAAAGACATTGACGCCGTTGTCGTGAGCACGCCGGACCATTGGCATGCGATCACGACCATTCACGCTTGTGAAGCAGGCAAAGATGTCTACTGCGAAAAGCCGCTGTCGCTGACGATCAACGAAGGTCGCAGGATGGTCGAAGCGGCCCGCGCCAACAAGCGAATCGTGCAGACCGGTTCGATGCAGCGTTCGTCGTCCAACTTCCGCCGCGCGTGCGAACTGGTTCGCAACGGCTACATCGGCAAGGTTCATACGGTGCATGTCGGGATCGCCAACGCGAACGACCCCGGTAAACTGCCGCCTGATAGCAAAGCACCGGAAAATCTGAACTACGATTTCTGGCTCGGCCCAGCCCCGCTTCGTCCGTACAACGAGAAGCGGGTTCACTACAACTTCCGCTTCTGGTGGGATTACTCGGGCGGTCAGATGACCAACTGGGGTGCCCATCACATCGACATCGCCCACTGGGGAATGGGTAAGGACGATAGCGGCCCGCTCTCGGTGCATGCCGAGCAGGTCAAGTATCATCCGGAAGGCTACCACGAAGTGCCCGAAGCTTGTCGCATCACCTATGACTATGGAGACGGCGTGAAAATGATCGTCGGCCAGGGCCAGAAGGACATCAAGATGGGTACCCGCTTCATCGGCGACAAGGGGGAAATTTACGTCAACCGTGGCGTGTTCCAGCCGTCGTCCGAGGAAATCGGTGCGATCAAGCTGAAGGATTCGGACATTCACCTGATCGACAGCAACAACCATCACAAGAACTTCCTCACTTGTATGGAAACCCGCGAACTGCCGATCTGCGACGTCGAAATCGGCCACCGCACGGCCACCGCTTGCCACCTGGGTAATATCTCTTGCCGATTGGAACGCAAGATCGAGTGGGATCCGGTTGCCGAAAAGATCACCGGCGACGACGAAGCCGCCGAAATGACCCACCGAGCCCACCGCGCACCGTACGTGCTTGGCTAATCGCCGTCAGTTTCATTTCGCAAAAGCGGGATCCACTCGTTCCCGCTTTTCTTTTGGGATAAACGCTGTCAGGATTTCTTGACGTTGCCGTTACCACTTTGATTCTTGAAGTTGATTAGCCACAGAGATCACAGAGGATACTGAGTAGGAGAGAAGAAAGAACCAACCACGGATTTCA
This genomic interval carries:
- a CDS encoding Gfo/Idh/MocA family protein; translated protein: MTANHRVSRRTFLKTSSAAAGLAAAPMFIPSTAFGANDRVLTGHIGVGGMGRGNLGKFLDNAVAVCDVDSKHAENAAKIVLDKKDRKVDVFGDYRKLLDRKDIDAVVVSTPDHWHAITTIHACEAGKDVYCEKPLSLTINEGRRMVEAARANKRIVQTGSMQRSSSNFRRACELVRNGYIGKVHTVHVGIANANDPGKLPPDSKAPENLNYDFWLGPAPLRPYNEKRVHYNFRFWWDYSGGQMTNWGAHHIDIAHWGMGKDDSGPLSVHAEQVKYHPEGYHEVPEACRITYDYGDGVKMIVGQGQKDIKMGTRFIGDKGEIYVNRGVFQPSSEEIGAIKLKDSDIHLIDSNNHHKNFLTCMETRELPICDVEIGHRTATACHLGNISCRLERKIEWDPVAEKITGDDEAAEMTHRAHRAPYVLG